One genomic window of Opitutia bacterium includes the following:
- the hemG gene encoding protoporphyrinogen oxidase codes for MSTSNPQKSVAIIGAGIAGLTAAYRLHERGFRVKVFERSAQAGGSIRTIREDGWLAEAGPNSVQYSSPELKKLVGDIGLEPELQIANPSAKKRFIVRGGKFVPVPMGPGSFLATPIFGFRTKLSLFTELFSRPRIRNTDVSLAELVRSHYTQELVDYAVNPLVAGIYAGDPEKLSVKNAFPSLWEAERLKGSLPRGFIAAAKAKRLASGAPKKKGAAPLVSFRLGLQQLTDMLVAKLPAGAVELNTTVETIIPGQPHRLVCSRGTEKCGGEFDYIVLAVPAPALAHLTFGTLAERPLATLDTITHPPVSSLFLGFKREDVTHPLDGFGGLTPEKERRDVLGILFSSTLFPGRAPEGHVGLTVFAGGMRQPEHARLHTEQLLERVDRDLRELVGVKGKPVFVKHTFWPRAIPQYQIGYERHFETMTALENRTPGLFIGGQCRDGISLPDCCKSGEKLAARVAEFAR; via the coding sequence ATGAGCACCTCGAACCCGCAGAAATCAGTCGCGATCATCGGTGCCGGCATCGCCGGCCTCACTGCCGCCTACCGGCTGCACGAGCGCGGTTTTCGCGTGAAGGTGTTCGAGCGCTCCGCGCAAGCCGGCGGCTCCATCCGCACGATCCGCGAGGACGGCTGGCTCGCCGAAGCGGGCCCGAACTCCGTCCAATACAGCTCCCCCGAACTCAAGAAACTCGTCGGCGACATCGGTCTCGAGCCGGAACTCCAGATCGCCAATCCGTCGGCCAAGAAGCGCTTCATCGTCCGCGGCGGCAAGTTCGTGCCGGTGCCGATGGGGCCCGGCTCGTTCCTCGCCACGCCGATCTTCGGCTTCCGCACGAAGCTCTCGCTGTTCACCGAGCTCTTCTCGCGCCCGCGCATCCGCAACACCGACGTCAGCCTCGCCGAACTCGTCCGCTCGCACTACACGCAGGAGCTCGTCGACTACGCGGTGAACCCGCTCGTCGCCGGCATCTACGCGGGCGATCCGGAAAAGCTCTCGGTCAAGAACGCCTTCCCCAGCCTCTGGGAAGCCGAGCGCCTCAAGGGTTCGCTCCCGCGCGGCTTCATCGCCGCCGCGAAGGCCAAGCGCCTCGCCAGCGGCGCCCCGAAGAAAAAAGGCGCCGCGCCGCTCGTCTCTTTCCGGCTCGGGCTCCAGCAACTCACCGACATGCTCGTCGCCAAGCTGCCTGCCGGCGCCGTCGAACTGAACACCACCGTCGAAACGATCATTCCCGGCCAACCGCACCGCCTCGTCTGCTCGCGCGGCACCGAGAAATGCGGCGGCGAGTTCGACTACATCGTGCTCGCGGTTCCCGCGCCCGCCCTCGCCCACCTCACCTTCGGCACGCTGGCCGAGCGCCCGCTGGCCACGCTCGACACGATCACGCACCCGCCCGTCTCGTCGCTCTTCCTCGGCTTCAAGCGCGAGGATGTCACCCACCCGCTCGACGGCTTCGGCGGTCTGACGCCGGAAAAGGAACGCCGCGACGTCCTCGGCATTCTGTTTTCGTCGACGCTCTTCCCCGGCCGCGCACCGGAGGGTCACGTCGGCCTCACGGTATTCGCCGGCGGCATGCGCCAGCCCGAGCACGCGCGCCTCCACACCGAGCAGCTCCTCGAGCGTGTCGACCGCGACCTGCGCGAACTGGTCGGCGTGAAGGGCAAACCGGTCTTCGTGAAACACACGTTCTGGCCCCGCGCGATCCCCCAATACCAGATCGGCTACGAGCGCCATTTCGAGACGATGACCGCCCTCGAGAACCGCACGCCCGGCCTCTTCATCGGCGGCCAGTGCCGCGACGGCATCTCGCTCCCGGATTGCTGCAAGAGCGGCGAAAAACTGGCCGCCCGCGTCGCCGAGTTCGCGAGGTGA